In Providencia hangzhouensis, the DNA window CATAGGGAGAACAACCACCCCACCACCAACTCCAGTTGCACCAAGTACAACACCCGCTAGGATAGCCGGCACAGCCATGGATTTTAGCTGATCCCCTTTTGCCGCTTCTTGCTTGATGATCGAAACAAAAAACATTCGCTGAACAAATAAATATAGCGAAAAAATAATGGCAGCAGCCACTAACAGGTTAATACCCCACTCGACTTGTTTTTCATACCCCGGTAATCCCCCCAACCATGTAACAAACAGACTTGAGAGAAATGTGCTCGGCAACATAATCGCTAATACAATCATAGCGCCTTTAAAGGGGATATTGCCTAATCGAAAATGCATATAAGAAGAAGAAACCTTCATTAGCATCGAAAGGAAATTGGCAGTGGCTACTGCCGCTAGTGCATTTAGCCCAAAAAAATAGGTCAGTATCGGTAAGACAATCACACCACCACCGACACCCGTTGTGCTGATAATCAGCCCAATAAGTGCGCCTATCGCTAACTCCGTTACAATCATTAACTCTTGCCTTGTATCAGTGCTCGTCGCCCTTTTTGTAATGCTTCATTTGCATCACTATCTGCTAACGTGAGGTATTTAAAAAATAATGTATCGAAAGTAATCATCTGTAACACTTGGGGGGTGATGATGCCTAATTGGGAATGTTGCTCATCATAAAAATAAGGCAAGGCGAAGTCCGCTAACTTTATCGCTTCATCTTGACCAAAACGTGTCAGTGCGACTGTCGGGCAACCTGTTTCTTTTGCAGCACGAAGCATGCTATTGATTTCTTGAGTGTTTCCACGCGCCGTTACTGCAATAGCAAGGTCCTCCGGCCCTAAGTTTGCCGAGTAACTTAGCTGAACATGCAAATCAT includes these proteins:
- a CDS encoding sulfite exporter TauE/SafE family protein; translated protein: MIVTELAIGALIGLIISTTGVGGGVIVLPILTYFFGLNALAAVATANFLSMLMKVSSSYMHFRLGNIPFKGAMIVLAIMLPSTFLSSLFVTWLGGLPGYEKQVEWGINLLVAAAIIFSLYLFVQRMFFVSIIKQEAAKGDQLKSMAVPAILAGVVLGATGVGGGVVVLPMLLRYMQLNIKQAIGTSIFVTTVLSGSSALAYAQDGYTDLKLALILCAGALIVMPLAKYLLVRLSERTFQYITLLLIICSAVMMTMNLFTF